The segment TTCCAGTTTTAACCTGCGGATCGCGCGCGAGGTGGTCGGGGCCGCCAACGGCATTATGCCGTTTTTGTGGAATCACCACCGGCAAGAGATTTTTCATACGTTGATCATTTCGCCTCCGCAGTGCGGCAAAACCACGCTGCTGCGGGATGTGGCCCGTCAAGTCAGCTACGGCAATTCGCCGCTGCCGAGGGGATATAAAGTGGGCATCGTGGATGAGCGTTCGGAGATTGCCGGAAGCCTGCGAGGCGTTCCGCAAAAGGATGTCGGTCCCCGGACAGATGTCCTGGATGGCTGTCCCAAGGCGGAAGGGATGATGATGCTCATCCGTTCCATGTCCCCCGAAGTGCTGGTCGTCGATGAAATCGGCGGACAGACGGATACGCGAGCGTTGATGGAAGCTGTCCATGCCGGGGTGAAGGTGATCACCACCGCTCATGGGTGGGATTATGCGGACATCTTGCGCCGTCCCAGTCTGGCCCCTTTGTTGTCACAGTGGGCATTCGAGCGGGTGGTCATTTTAAGCCGGGAAAAGGGCCCGGGTACGGTACAAGCCGTACTGGACAAGGAAGGCCAGCCTGTTGCGCCGGGTGGGAACAGAACATGAAGTGGATGGGCATGATCCTGATTCTCTTTTCCGCAACGGCACTCGGTTTTTATTACTCCAGGCGTTTTGCCGAACGGCCCCAGCAGCTCCGCCATCTGCAGGCGGCGTTTGAAATGCTGGAGACCGATGTGCTTTACCGGTTGGAAAGGTTGTCCGATTCGTTTTACCGGATCGGGTCAACCATACCGAAGCCCATCGGGCCCCTGTTTCACATCGCTGCGGAAGAGTTGGACAGGTCGGACGGGCTGCCGACGGAGCAATGTTGGGAGCGGGCGTTACGGCGAATCTGGCCGGAAACCTCTTTGAAGGAGAAAGAACAGGAGGTATTGCTCCAGTTTGGACATTCGCTGGGAAATTCCGATCGGGAAAGCCAAGTCAAACACATTCGAGCCCTCCTCCGTCACCTGCAGGTGGAAGAGGAATTGGCGCGGGAAGAGCAACTGAAGTATGAAAAGATGAGCCGCACACTCGGGTTTTTAGGCGGACTGTTTGTTGTCATCCTGTTGTTCTAAAAGAGGTGGTCGTATGTCCTTTGATGTGAGCGCCATCTTTCAGGTGGCGGGTATCGGTTTGATTATGGCGATGATTCATACCATTCTCAAACAGGCGGGAAAAGAGGAATACGCGTTCTGGGCAGGGATTATCGGATTTGTCGTGGTTTTGTTGATGGTCGCGAAAATGATCAGCGATCTGTTTCAGGAAATTCAGCGTGTATTTCTCTTTTATTAGCCGGCACATGTAAGGATGGACGGACCCTGATCCTGTCTGGAGGAGGCCCACGTGGACATCATTCACATTGTCGGAATCGGCTTGATGACCACCGTCTTGGCGGTAATACTCAGGGAACAAAAGCCGCAGTTCGCCTTTTTACTCGTGACCATTGTCGGTTTGTTCATTTTTCTGTTTCTGTTGGACAAGATTGTTCAGATTATTGATTTGGTCCGCCAGCTGGCGCAGCGGACGGAGTTAAACAACATTTTTCTGGAAACCATTTTGAAGATCATCGGGATTGCGTATATTGCCGAGTTCGGGGCGCAAATTGCCCGGGATGCCGGAGAGAATGGAATCGGGTCAAAAATCGAGTTGGCTGGAAAAGTCCTGATCCTTGTTATGGCGATACCGATTATATCCATCATTGTCGAGACGGTGCTGAAGCTGCTCCCGATATGAACATGTCACAAAAGAAGGGGAAGAGGCCCGATGAATCCGTTAAAAAAAGCTCGAACCTGGTTCCTGCTGGCGGTATTCTTCATGATCAGCCCGAGCGTTTGCGCTGCCGCCACAGCCGGTGAACCGCCAACGGAGCCACCGGTGTCCGAGTCGAACGAGTATTTGAAGCAGCAATTGGCGGCGCTGCCGACTAACGACGTAGAAGCCTTCTGGCAACGGTTGCGGCAGGAATACGGGGGTTTTCTGCCGATTCTGGAGACGCCCAGCCTGATGGAACAATTTCTTCCTGGCGGAGCGGGATTAAATCTCCAATCGGTTTGGCAGGGATTGCTGGCCTTCTTTTTTCAAGAAATCCGCCAAAACGCCCATTTATTGGGAATGATTGTCGTCTTGACGGTATTTGCGATGATTCTCGGCTCGATCCAGTCCTCCTTTGAGCACCAGACCGTCAGTACCGTCGCTTACGCCATTGTCTTTCTCTCCCTCATCGTGCTGGTGATCAACAGCTTTCGGGTGGCGATGGATTTGGCCGCGAAAACCATTTCGACCATGGTGGATCTGATGCTGGCCCTGGTTCCTTTGCTGCTGTCGCTGCTTTTGTCACTCGGCAACCTGGCATCGGCAAGCATTTTCCACCCCCTCATCCTGTTTATGGTGCACGTGATTGGCAACCTGATTGCCACGCTTGTGTTGCCCCTGATCTTTCTGGCCGGGGTGATGAATGTGGTGAGCGGATTTACAGGCAGGTACCAGGTCAGCCAGCTGGCGGATTTGCTGAACAAGCTGAGCCTCGGCGCCCTTGGCGTGCTGACCACGTTGTTTCTGTCGGTGATTTCCTTGCAAGGGCTGACAGCCTCTGTCGCCGACGGCGTGACCTTGCGAACCGCAAAATTTATTGCCGGCAATTTCGTCCCGGTCGTCGGCAAATTGTTTGCAGACGCGGCAGACACGGTGGTGGCGGCGTCATTGCTGGTCAAAAATGCGATTGGGATGGCTGGCGTGCTGACGTTGCTCTTCATCTGCATTTTTCCGGCGATGAAAATCCTGATCCTTTCGCTGATTTACAGTTTTGCCGGTGCGGTGATGCAGCCGTTGGGAGAAAGTCCCGTCACCACCTGTTTGTCACTGGTCGGCAAAAGTCTCATTCTCATGTTTGCTGCCATGGCCATCGTCGCCCTGATGTTTTTTCTCGCAATCACCGTAGTGATTGTGGCGGGGAACGTGACGCTGATGATGAGGTAGGTGCCGAAAGATGTTTCAGTTTATCAGCCAGTGGTTCCAGACGCTGATCCTGGTGATGATTCTGGCCAGCCTGATCGAAATGCTCCTTCCAAGCCGCAGCATGGAACGGTATATCCGGATCGTCCTCAGTCTCACCATCTTGATGGCCATCCTCGGTCCCGTTTTCAACGTGTTGAACAGCCGTTGGGGAGATGAGCAATGGTTTCTCGATTGGTATTCCCGAAACGGTCTTGCCTCTGTCGAATCAGGAGGCATACGGCAGGAGGCGGGAAGGATTCAAAAGATCCAGCAACAACAGGCCATTCAATTGATGGAACAGGGATTGCGGGAAGGGATTGCGCGCGAGGTGGAAGCCCGCTTTCCGGTAGCTGTTGATCATGTCTCTGTCAAGGTGGAAGAAACAGATCTGGAAGAAAAAAGCGCCGCCATTCGCTCGATTGAAATACGGGGGCGGATTGGCGAGCCGGCATGGACACCGGTGCGAGCGGAATCGGCCATGCAACCCGTTCAGATCCAGATTTCCGAAACGTTTTCCGAAGATATCCGAAGCCATCCGTCAAATTCTTCCTCATCGGCGGCAAGCCGCGAGGTGGAACGCAAGCTGAAGGAATGGCTGGCAGGAAATTATCAACTGGATGCCGATCACATCTTCATTTCTCTGGATGGGTAAGGGGGTGATGAGATGGAGCAACCGTCGAAACCGGAAAAAGGGAAACTGAGCAAAATCCAGTGGCTGTGGATTATCGGCGGGGTTGGTGTCGCCCTGATTATTTTGAGCTCTTTTTTCCAGGTGGAACGCCATGTCCCTCCGTCAGAAGGGCCGGATCTTCCGCAAGCGTCACCCGTCGCTGTTTCGGAACCCAAGCAGTCATCTGTTGATGAAATGGAGAGAAAGTATGAAGAAGAGTTGAAAAAGATGTTGGAGGAGGTGGTGGGAACGGGCCGGGTATCCGTAATGGTCAATTTGGATTCGACCGAAGAATTGGTCGTTGAAAAAAACGTTCAGGACAGGCGGCAAAAGACGGAAGAAAAGGATCGCCAGGGGGCGACCAGGCAGGTAGAGGAGGACAGCGTCAACCGGCAAGTGGTGGTTTATCGGCAGGACAATGAAGAAAAGCCGTTGGTATTGATGCAAAAGCGTCCCAAAGTCAGAGGTGTACTGATAATTGCCGAAGGGGCGGAAAACCCGCAGCTCAAAGCGTGGATTCTGGAAGCGGTCCAACGGGGATTGAACGTGCCCCCGCATCGGGTGGCGATTCTTCCGCGAAAAAACGCTTCTTGAAGTGAAGATAATCCTTTTATTCCTATTTTCCTAAATGATCAAAGGGAGTGATCCATGATGCCGAAAAAACAGACCATTTGGTTGATCTCTTTGTTGGGTTTGATGGTGCTTCTCTCCGCTTATTATTTGCTGACCGAACCGGTTGACTTGGCTGAACCGGCCGATGCGCCGAAAAAGGATGCGCAAACGCAAGGACAACAAGCGGCAGGTGAACAGCCGGAGGGAAAAACAGAAGAGCCGTTGGTCGATCTGAAGGCAGCCCCTGTCAGTTTTGAAAAAAATGCTCTGAATGACTTTTTCTACGAATACCGCATGCAGCGGAACATTCGGCGAGAGGAGCAGATTGAACGTCTGCTGAACATTGTAAGCAACACCGAAGCGACGAACGAGGCGATCGCAGACGCCAATCGCCAGTTGAAAGAGCTGTATGCCATCGAGGACAAACAGTATGCCACGGAAGAGATGATTAAACTGGAGGGATATGATGATGTCGTGGTGATTCCCGGTGACGGCAAAGTGAATGTGATCGTCAAGGCGGATCAATTGACCCCCGAACAGGCGCTGAAGATCATGAACATTGTCTCGCAAAACATGAACGTTTCCGCCGCCAATGTGGTTGTGAAGTTCAAAAGCTAGCCCGACGGATGAAACCTCCGGGATCCGAATGCCATCGGTTTTCGGGGGTTTCAATTTTTTTGCCGGATTGGCCAATGGAAATCGTGATGTGATATAATGGGTCATGTCCAAAGGAAGAAGGAGCCAAATCGGAAAAATGAGCCGTATCGGAAAAGCGTTCATATGGCGAAAAATGAAACGGAGAGGATGTAGGACATGAGACTGCATGAGCTGAAGGATTTGATACGTGTCATTGACCAATCCTCTATACAGGAGTTCGAATTGGAACAGGACGGTGTCAGGGTTGTCTTGAAAAAGGCCGTCTCCGCGGCTGTGGCGCCGGTGAGCCGGCCGGAGGCCGTCGCCGTCAAGGAGGAGGCGGTATTGCCCCAGCCCGTGCAAAAAACCGCCGAACCGGTCGCCGAGCAGCCTAAACCAGAGCCTAAACCGGCTCAACCGGCGGTGGCAGAGAACGCCGAAGCGGACGCCAATTTGCATCAGATTGTCTCGCCGATGGTCGGGACGTTCTACCGCGCGCCTGCGCCAGATGCGCCTCCTTATGTCGAAGTGGGCGATCAAGTGAATGAAAAAACCGTTGTGTGTATCGTCGAAGCCATGAAACTGATGAATGAAATCGAGGCTGAAGTGTCGGGTGAGATTGTCGCGATTCATGCTGAGAATGGTCAACTGGTGGAATATGGCCAGCCCTTGTTCACGGTGAAAGTGAAATAGAAAGCGGGGAAGGCAGGATGTTTCGCAAAGTATTGATTGCCAATCGAGGTGAAATTGCGGTTCGCATTATACGTGCTTGCCGTGAATTGGGTATTCAAACCGTGGCCGTTTTTTCCGAGGCCGACAAAGAGGCGCTCCACGTGCGTCTGGCGGATGAAGCTTATTGCATCGGGCCTGCCATGGCCAGAGACAGCTACCTGAACTTTACGAATCTGATGAGTGTGGCCACGCTGACCGGGGCAGACGCCATTCATCCGGGATATGGTTTTTTGGCGGAAAACGCGGATTTCGCCGATATTTGCGCAGCTTGCGGGATCACGTTTATCGGTCCGAAACCAGATGCGATCACGAAGATGGGCGCCAAAGCGGTGGCCAAGGAAACGATGAAGGCTGCCGGTGTTCCCGTTTTGCCTGGGACCGATGGCGTGATCCAGGATCTGCAAGAGGCGCTGGATGTCGCTGAGGAAATCGGTTATCCTGTGATCATCAAGGCAACCGCGGGGGGCGGCGGACGGGGGATGCGGATTGCCCGCGATCCCGAAGAGTTGAAAAAAGGCGTGCAAACCGCGCGCATGGAGGCAGAAACGGCCTTCGGCAATCCCGGGGTGTATATTGAAAAATTTTTGGAATCCCCTCGACACATTGAAATCCAGATCATGGCGGATCAGCATGGAAACGTCGTATACCTCGGAGAGCGGGACTGTTCCATTCAGCGCCGGCACCAAAAACTGATTGAAGAGGCGCCTTCGCCGGCCATGACGCCGGAGCTTCGAAAAGCGATGGGAGAGGCGGCGGTCAAGGCGGCGCAAGCCGTCGATTATGTCGGTGCGGGCACGGTTGAGTTTCTCTATCAGGACGGGCATTTTTATTTTATGGAGATGAACACCCGCATCCAGGTGGAACACCCCGTGACGGAGTGGATCACTGGCGTTGACCTGGTCAAGGAACAAATCCTGGTTGCCCAGGGTGAGCCGCTGTCTTTCTCACAAGAGGAGGTGGCGCTCGAGGGCTGGGCGATTGAATGCCGGATCAACGCGGAGGATCCCGGGCAAAATTTCCGTCCGTCACCCGGCGTGATTCGGGAATATCTTCCCCCTGGCGGCATCGGTGTGCGTGTGGACAGCGCGGTTTTCCCGGGTTACCGGATTCCTCCTTACTACGATTCCATGATCGCCAAGGTGATCACCTGGGGCAGAACGAGGGAAGAAGCCATTGCCAGGATGCGAAGGGCCCTGGAGGAATTTGTCATCGAGGGGGTAGAGACGACGATTCCCTTTCACCTGCAAGTGTTGAACCATCCCAAGTTCCTCGCAGGAGACATCAACACCAAGTTTTTGGAGCTGTATCCGATCACTGTAAAATAAACCGGTTTCCATAGTTCCTTAGATTAACGAAAAGGAGCACAAAAGATGGAGGCATATGTTCCAGACTATGTAAAATCGGAGTTGGGCTCAATCGAAATCGATTCCAATGTGGTGCGGATTATTGCCGCGCTCGCCTGTCTGGAGGTCCCCGGCGTGGTGGCGATGAGTGGCGGCGGGGGCTGGATGGAAGATATTGCCGACTGGTTCAGCAAAAACCTCTCAAAAGGGGTGACGGTCACCATGGATCAGTCCAACGTCTCGATTGATTTGCGCGTGGTGGCTGAGTACGGCAAACCGTTGAACCAGATCGGGCGAAACATCCAGGACAATGTCCGCTACACGGTGGAATCGATGACCGGCCTGCACGTGGATGCCGTGAACGTGTTTATTGTGGATGTGGATTTTGTAAGCGGCGCTGAAACGAAATGAGGTTGTCTGGACATGAAGCATTGGTTTGATCGGCTGCTGGTGGCATTAGGTGGCCTGATGTTGATGGCTTTGGCGATTGGGTCAGCACTGTGGCTGTTGAAAGGGGTCTGGTCCGAACTGTTCATCGCCCGGCTAGCCGATTTGCGGCAGACCGAGAGCAGCTACTGGGTGATGTGGGTCCTGGCCTTCTTTATCCTGTTGGTAGGTGCGCGCCTGGTATGGCTGGCTTTTCGCCGTCCCCAGCGTATGGGCAGCGTTTTTCAAGTCAATGAGCTGGGTTCGCTTGCCATTGCGCGCGAAGCCATTGAAAATTTGGTACAGCAGGCGCTTTCCCAGATGCGGGGGGTATACACCCAGGAACTGCGCGTAAAGACGAATGAGCTGGGTGAACTGCAAATTTCCATTGTCCTGAATGCCGACGGAGAACGAGATTTTCCCGGACTGGTGGAAGACGTACAGAGCCGGGTAAAATATCGTGTGGAAGAGATTACTGGTGTCAGCGTCCGTGACGTGCATGTCACGATCCGGCAGATCCAATCCAAGCTTCCCTCGCCAGTAGCGAAACCAAGGGTGGAATAAGCGTGAAAGAGCTTTTTGCAGAGTTATGGCACCAGCATCGCGGAAAATTGCTGGGGACACTGTTCGGTTTCTGGCTTGGCGTGTTGTTTTTGCTGGTCGGGTTTTGGCGAATGCTCATCGTCGCCTTGTTGATCTTGTGCGGGTATTATCTCGGTAAAAAGGTGGATGAAAAGGAGCCTTTGCGGGATGTCTTAACCCGTATCCTGCCAGATCATTTTTTTCGCAACGATTCGTAACAAGTCACCAAATCGGGGTGACTTCTTTCTCTTTTAGGGGGTGAGCTTGTTGCCCATTCCGAGGCGATTGGCACGGGAAAAAGCGCTGCAGGCTTTATATCAGATAGACTTGACGGGCGCCACGCCGGAAAAGGCCCTGGAGGCCCTCTTTCCGGACGCGAAAATACCTGATGAAGTGGACGATTTTGTCGTTTCGCTCGTTTATGGGACGCAGCAGCACCAGGAAAATCTGGATCAATGCATCCGGCCCTATCTTAGGGGGTGGACACTGGAACGATTGAGTGTGATTGATCGGAACATCTTGCGGATGGCCTTGTTTGAAATGATGCACATCGGGACGCCGTTTTCCGTCGTGATGGATGAAGCGGTGGAGCTGGCCAAACGTTTCAGTACCGACGAGGGCCGGCGTTTTGTCAACGGGGTTTTGTCGGCGGTGAGCCGGGACATGGAAAAGGATTCCGCGTCGCCTGGAGATGGTGGAGTCTGAAGGGTGAGGCATACGAGATGTCTGTATTGGGAATTGATACCAGTAACTACCGCACCTCCATCTGCCTGATGGACGAAAACGGGCGTGTGCTTTTGGACCGGCGGAAGTTGCTACAGGTAAAGCCGGGAGAGCGTGGCTTGCAACAATCGGCTGCAGTTTTTCAGCATGTGCAACATCTTCCGGAGTTGCTTGAAGAATCCGGCCTTCCGCCGGGGCGCTTGCAGGCGATCGCTGTCAGCGCGGCACCGCGTCCTGTTCCCGGTTCGTACATGCCCGTCTTTCAAGTTGGACTGAGCTATGCCCGATGGTTGGCCCGCTTCCTGAATGTCCCCTGTTTTCTGACAACGCACCAGGAGGGGCATCTGGCGGCAGGCGTTTGGTCGCTGGGCGATACGGGACAAAGGTTGAACCAGGTTTCAGCTTTTACGGCGGTGCATTTGTCGGGGGGCACCAGTGAAATCTTGGCGGTCGAGCCGCGTCCAACCGGCTACAAGGTTGAGGCCATCGGCGGTTCGACAGATCTTTATGCCGGGCAGCTGATTGACCGGGTGGGTGTGGCATTGGGGCTCCCTTTTCCAGCCGGTCCTGCATTGGAACAACTGGCCAACAACGGAGAGGAAAGCGGATTGCGCATTCCTTCCGCCGTCAAGGGGACATGGTTCAGTTTTTCCGGTCCTGAAACGCAGGCGCTGCGCTGGATAGCAACGGGCGCGCCGCCTTCCGCGATCGCGCGCGCAGTGGAGGTTTGTGTGGCCAACACGCTGGAAAAGGCGCTTCGCAACGCTTTTGCGGCCGGCTATCCAAAAGAGGTGTTGTGGGTTGGCGGTGTGGTGGCGAACAGCTGGATTAGGAACCGGCTGAAACAGCGGCTTGAGCATCCGGCGGTCGGCGCCAGGTGTTATTTCAGTGCACCCGAGTACAGCGGCGACAACGCCTGCGGGGTTGCGCTGATCGGGTGGAAACAGCTATGCGTACATCAGTAAGACCTGGAAAGGAGAATACGATGGCGGCACAAGTGATCGACGGCAAGACGATAGCCAAGCAAATCAGGGATGAGGTGAAACAAACGGTTGAACATTGGCGCCGGGAACAGTTCGTCCCCGGATTGGCGGTTGTTCTCGTCGGCGATGATCCCGCTTCCGCCACCTACGTCAGGAACAAGGAGAAAGCCTGTCAAGAGGCGGGTATCTACTCGGAAGTGCATCGCCTGGACGCCTCCATCAGCGAAGACGAGCTCTTGCGATTGGTTCATACCCTCAATCACAGGCCGGACATTCACGGCATTCTGGTCCAATTGCCGCTTCCGGAACATATCCGTTCGGAGCGGATCCTGGACGCTGTCGATCCGTCCAAAGATGTCGACGGTTTTCATCCCGTCAACGCGGGGAAATTGCTGGTCGGCAAACCAGGCATCTTTCCTTGCACTCCTCTCGGCGTGATCGAACTGCTCAAACGGCAGAATGTCCCCATTGCCGGCCGACATGCCGTCGTGGTGGGACGGAGCAACATCGTCGGCAAACCGGCGGCGTTGTTGTTGTTGCGTGAGCATGCCACAGTCTCTGTCTGCCATTCGCGAACTCCCGAACTGTCTGCGATCACGAGACAGGCAGATATTCTCGTCTGTGCGGTGGGACAGCCGGAGCTGATTCGGGGGGAGATGATCAAGCCGGGCGCTTGTGTGATTGATGTGGGGATCAATCGTACGCCGGACGGCAAACTGGTCGGCGATGTCTGTTTTTCCGAAGCGGTTCATGTTGCGGGCCAGATTACGCCTGTCCCGGGCGGCGTCGGTCCGATGACGATTGCCATGCTGTTGAAAAACACCCTGGCCTGCGCGCAGTTGCAGCGGTCATCGGTGTGAAGCGTGTATCTGCGCGCTGATTGAGGAGAGGGAGATGAATCTGAACCAGCAGACGTACACCATCAGTGAACTGACCCGCATGATCCGCGAGCGGATTGACCAGGATCAGCGACTGCAAGATATCTGGATCAAAGGGGAAATCTCCAATTTCACCCATCACCGGCGAGGGCACATGTATTTTACGCTGAAAGACGCTTCCAGCAAGATCAAGGCGGTCATGTTCGCCAGCCATAACCGCTCCCTGGCTTTCCAGCCGGAGGATGGAATGAATGTTCTGGCCAGGGGATATGTCAGTGTTTATGAACGGGACGGCCAATACCAGTTTTACGTGCTGGAAATGCAGCCGGATGGTGTTGGCAGCCTGTTTCTGGCCTTTGAGCAGTTGAAAAAACGCCTGGAATCGGAAGGCCTCTTTTCACCCGCGCGAAAAAAACCGTTGCCCCCGTATCCCCGCGTGATCGGCGTGATCACCTCCCTGTCGGGCGCGGCCATCCGGGACATTTTGACGACTATCCAGCGACGCTATCCAATCGTTCGCGTCATCATCGCTCCGGTGGAGGTGCAAGGTTCGCGTGCCGTCCCTTCCATTGTCCATGCGATTCAAATGATGAATCAGCAGAAGGAGGCAGATGTCTTAATCGTCGGCCGGGGAGGCGGTTCGATCGAGGAGCTTTGGGCGTTCAACGAAGAGGCCGTTGCCCGCGCCATTTATGCCTCGGAGATCCCGATCATTTCCGCAGTCGGTCACGAGACGGACGTGACCATTGCCGATTTTGTGGCCGATGTGCGGGCAGCCACGCCGACAGCAGCGGCTGAGCTGGCCGTCCCATTATACAGCGAACTGGTGGAACGGATCGGCCAGCTGAGGGCCCGGCTCAAGCGAGTGATCAGCGCCCGGTTGCAGCAGGAGGAGGCCCGGCTGAAGCGAATTTGCCAGTACAGCGTCTTCAGGCGGCCGGAAGGCCTCCTGTTGAGGCAGGAGCAACGATTGGATCATTTGGTCGATCGGCTTCGTTTTTCCCTGCATAGCCGCTTGAACGCATCCGCCTCCGCCCTGCAAGCCTTGCGGCATCGAATGGAAAAAATCCACCCGGGGCACCGCCTGAATCAAGAAATGGAGCGGCTCCGTTACCTTCAGTACCGGTTGAACAAAGGAATGGAAGCGACATTCGAACACAGGCGCCACCGGTTATCCCTGACCCTGCGCCATTTGGACGCCTTGAGCCCGCTCAAAGTGATGCAACGCGGGTATGCACTGGTCCGCTCCGAGGACGGACAGCTGGTTCTTACCACAGAACAAGTGGCGCTCGGCGATTTGGTTCAGGTCCAGTTGCGTGACGGACAACTGGATTGTCAGGTGTACCGCATTGATAACAAACAGTTTCCATCTGTTTATGACACAGAAATGGGAGAAAATGGAGGTGAGCCGGGCCATGAACGAGGCAAATCTGAACGATTTGGCAGAACTTCCTTTTGACGAGGCGATCAAGCGGCTGGAAGAGGTTGTCGAAAAACTGGAACAGGGGGAAATTCCCCTGGAGCAGTCCATTCAGCTGTTCCAGGAAGGGATGTTGCTCGCCCGTTTGTGCAGCAAGAAGCTTGAGGATGTGGGACGAAAAATTGAAGTCCTTGTCAAGGAAAATGATGAATGGCGAAGCAGGCCGTATGGCGAGGAGGAATCTGTTTGAATCTTGAAGAGTATCTGCAACAACGGGTTACGGCCGTCAACCAACATATAGCCGTGCTTTGCAGCGAGGATGGTCCGCTGTCGGAAGTGCCCCCGCGCCTCAGAGAGGCGATGGCTTATTCCTTGATGGCGGGCGGGAAACGGATACGGCCCGTTTTGGTGCTGGCGGCGGCCGAATCTTTGGATGCGACTTGGGAAAAATTGGTTCCCATTGCCGTGGCCGTGGAACTGATCCACACCTATTCCCTGATTCACGACGATCTTCCGGCCATGGACGATGATGACTTCCGGCGTGGCCGCCCAACCAATCACAAAGTGTTTGGAGAGGCCATGGCGATTCTGGCGGGAGATGCCCTCCTGACGCATGCTTTCACGCTCATTGCGCGTACAGGATTGGCGGAGGGATTTGACTCAAAGGTAGTGCTTCGGGTGATCCTGGAATTGTCTGAGGCGGCTGGACCGGCTGGCATGGTGGGAGGGCAAGTCATGGATTTGTCTGCCGCCGATCCTGCTGCCGATTATTCCGGCCAGCCGGCAGTTGAGATTGCAAGTTATCTG is part of the Bacillus thermozeamaize genome and harbors:
- a CDS encoding bifunctional 5,10-methylene-tetrahydrofolate dehydrogenase/5,10-methylene-tetrahydrofolate cyclohydrolase (catalyzes the formation of 5,10-methenyltetrahydrofolate from 5,10-methylenetetrahydrofolate and subsequent formation of 10-formyltetrahydrofolate from 5,10-methenyltetrahydrofolate), with amino-acid sequence MAAQVIDGKTIAKQIRDEVKQTVEHWRREQFVPGLAVVLVGDDPASATYVRNKEKACQEAGIYSEVHRLDASISEDELLRLVHTLNHRPDIHGILVQLPLPEHIRSERILDAVDPSKDVDGFHPVNAGKLLVGKPGIFPCTPLGVIELLKRQNVPIAGRHAVVVGRSNIVGKPAALLLLREHATVSVCHSRTPELSAITRQADILVCAVGQPELIRGEMIKPGACVIDVGINRTPDGKLVGDVCFSEAVHVAGQITPVPGGVGPMTIAMLLKNTLACAQLQRSSV
- a CDS encoding exodeoxyribonuclease VII large subunit, whose amino-acid sequence is MNLNQQTYTISELTRMIRERIDQDQRLQDIWIKGEISNFTHHRRGHMYFTLKDASSKIKAVMFASHNRSLAFQPEDGMNVLARGYVSVYERDGQYQFYVLEMQPDGVGSLFLAFEQLKKRLESEGLFSPARKKPLPPYPRVIGVITSLSGAAIRDILTTIQRRYPIVRVIIAPVEVQGSRAVPSIVHAIQMMNQQKEADVLIVGRGGGSIEELWAFNEEAVARAIYASEIPIISAVGHETDVTIADFVADVRAATPTAAAELAVPLYSELVERIGQLRARLKRVISARLQQEEARLKRICQYSVFRRPEGLLLRQEQRLDHLVDRLRFSLHSRLNASASALQALRHRMEKIHPGHRLNQEMERLRYLQYRLNKGMEATFEHRRHRLSLTLRHLDALSPLKVMQRGYALVRSEDGQLVLTTEQVALGDLVQVQLRDGQLDCQVYRIDNKQFPSVYDTEMGENGGEPGHERGKSERFGRTSF
- a CDS encoding exodeoxyribonuclease VII small subunit, producing MNEANLNDLAELPFDEAIKRLEEVVEKLEQGEIPLEQSIQLFQEGMLLARLCSKKLEDVGRKIEVLVKENDEWRSRPYGEEESV